One region of Juglans regia cultivar Chandler chromosome 4, Walnut 2.0, whole genome shotgun sequence genomic DNA includes:
- the LOC109019071 gene encoding quinone oxidoreductase PIG3-like, whose translation MPVLLQFHACSDISRAESNVIHGLIIQHPSKLIAPLFLRTLSGRSLLLSTPRMKAVVITSPGGPEVLQLQEVREPELKDDEVLIKVEATALNRADTVQRKGSYPPPKGASEFPGLECSGTIVAVGKKVSRWKIGDEVCALLSGGGYAEKVAVPDGQVLPLPHGVSLQDAASLPEVACTVWSTVFMMSRLSAGETFLIHGGSSGIGTFAIQIAKYQGAKVLVTAGSEEKLAVCKNLGADVCINYKTQDFVQRVKEETGGKGVDVILDHIGASYLKQNLESLNFDGRLFIIGFMGGTVAEVDLRVMLARRLTVQSAGLRHRSPENKAVIVSEVEKIVWPAIRAGKVKPVVYKSFPLSEAAEAHRLMESSEHIGKILLVP comes from the exons ATGCCAGTGCTCTTACAATTCCACGCCTGTTCAGACATCAGCCGGGCAGAGTCTAATGTTATTCATGGTCTTATCATCCAACATCCTTCAAAATTAATTGCACCTCTCTTTCTCCGCACGCTATCCGGGAGGTCTCTGCTACTGTCAACGCCAAGAATGAAGGCCGTTGTGATAACCAGTCCCGGTGGCCCAGAAGTGCTGCAACTGCAAGAGGTGCGGGAGCCCGAGCTCAAAGACGACGAGGTCTTGATCAAGGTCGAGGCCACGGCGCTGAACCGGGCGGACACAGTGCAGAGGAAAGGCTCGTACCCACCCCCCAAGGGTGCGAGTGAGTTCCCCGGTCTCGAATGTTCCGGGACCATCGTGGCCGTTGGAAAAAAGGTTTCCCGCTGGAAAATCGGCGATGAG GTTTGTGCTCTTCTTAGTGGAGGAGGGTATGCTGAAAAGGTGGCTGTTCCGGATGGACAAGTTCTTCCTCTCCCACATGGTGTTTCATTGCAGGATGCTGCTAGCTTGCCTGAAGTGGCATGCACTGTTTGGTCAACCGTCTTCATGATGAGTCGACTTTCTGCAGGGGAAACATTTCTG ATTCATGGGGGCTCCAGCGGTATCGGAACGTTTGCAATTCAGATAGCTAAATATCAAGGAGCAAAAGTGCTTGTCACAGCAG GGTCTGAGGAAAAATTAGCTGTTTGCAAGAATCTCGGGGCTGATGTATGCATCAACTACAAGACACAGGATTTTGTTCAACGGGTGAAGGAAGAAACTGGTGGAAAAG GCGTTGATGTTATTCTGGATCATATTGGAGCATCCTACTTAAAGCAAAACCTTGAGAGCTTAAATTTTGATGGGAGGCTCTTTATCATTGGCTTTATGGGTGGCACAGTTGCGGAAGTCGATCTCCGTGTAATGCTTGCAAGGCGCCTCACAGTGCAAT CGGCTGGCCTACGACACAGAAGTCCGGAAAACAAAGCAGTGATTGTTAGTGAGGTGGAGAAAATTGTTTGGCCTGCTATTAGGGCTGGCAAGGTGAAGCCAGTGGTTTACAAGTCTTTTCCACTATCTGAAGCAGCAGAGGCTCACCGGTTGATGGAGAGCAGCGAACATATTGGAAAGATACTGCTTGTTCCATGA